ATCCTACATTATCAATCGTGCTAGTTGGACTCCCCTTTATGACTTGCGAGTAGATAGCACAAGTCAAACAGTAAATTTAAGCTACCTGGCAGAAATCACCCAAAATACTGGCGAAGATTGGTTAGATGTATCTCTTACTCTCTCAACGGCTAAACCAGGATTAGGTACACTACCACCAAAACTAGAACCTTGGTATATTGACACCCTACGTTCACGTACAGTGCAACGAGTATTACCCCGTCCATCACTGCCTAGCATCGCGGCTATGCCTGCGGCAGATTCATTGTTTTCACAAGATGAGGAGGATCTAGCTAGTGATGCTCTTGTTGCAGCAGAAAATATAGGAGCAGCAATCTCCAAAGAAGGAAGCGTAGTTACCTTTAAACTCAATGGTGCTGGGAATATTCCTAGTGATGGCGCACCCCATAAAATAACAATTTTTAATGACGATTATCCCTGTAATTTTGACTATGTAGTTATACCGCGCTTGGTGAGCTTTGCTTATTTACAAGCTCATGTAAAAAATAGTTCTGATGGCGCAACTTTATTACCTGGCAAAGCCAATATTTTTCGAGATGATGTTTTTGTAGGTGGAACTAAATTAGAAAACATTGCCCCTGGGCAAGAATTTATCTTGAACTTAGGCATTGATGAAGGTATCAAAATTGAACGGAATTTAGTCGAGCGCCAAGTCGATAAAAAAATGATTGTAAATCAACGTCAAACTACTTACGCTTATCGATTATTAATTACAAACTTACTCAATCAAGAAATTAATTTAAAAATTACAGAACAATTACCTGTTAGCCGCAACGAGCAAATCAAAATTCGTCTTACCCGCATCCAACCGCAAATTCAACTGGGGGAAATGGAAATTTTAGAATGGGAGTTAAGCGTTTTATCTCAAGAGCGACGAGAAATATATTATCAATTTACCCTAGAACATCCGCCTGAATTAACTGTGATTGGTTTAGATATATAGATATTACCCAAACCCAGATGAGATAGCTTTATACTTGACCTGTATCGTATCCTATCTATTGAGTGTTACAAATAAAAAATACGACAAGTAGCAAATGTAGCTCATTGCTGATTGTTACTTGATTCAGGAGTTGTGGTAATGATTCAGTTTCGTATTCAGCCAGACAGTGAAATTCCCGCTTCTACTCAGTTATTTAATCAAATTCGGTTTGCGATCGCATCTCGGCAATATCCACCTGCTTACAAATTGCCTAGCACACGGGCATTAGCAATGCAAACTGGATTACACCGCAATACAATTAGCAAAGTTTATCGCCAGCTAGAAGATGAAGGCTTGGTAGAAAGTTTGGCTGGTTCAGGAATTTATGTCCGCGCTCAAGGTCATGAGGGCGGTAGCCGATTACAATCACCAATTTTGCAAGCACACCCCGACGCATATAAAGTTGTCCAGCAAGCACTCGACCAACTTCTAGCTCAAGGCTGTTCCCTCAGCCAAGCCCGTGAGCTATTTTTAGCAGAAATGGATTGGCGTTTGCGTTGTAGCGCCCAGGTGCTGGTTGCAGTCCCTTCTCAAGACCTCGGTGCTGGGGAATTGATGGTATATGAATTAGAGCAATCTCTGAAAATACCCATTCAGTTAATCAGAATGGAAGAATTAGCGGCTGTTTTAGATAAAACTAACTCGGCTACAGTCGTTACCAGCCGCTATTTTATTGGTGAAGTCGAACAAATTGCTGCGCCCAAAGCTGTCAGAGTCATTCCTTTGGATATCTATGACTACAGTAAAGAACTGAATCTAGTCAAAAATCTGCCAAAAGATCATTGTATAGGCATAGTCAGCCTGAGTACAGGCATTGCCCGTGCTGCCGAAGTTATCCTCCACGGTTTACGCGGAGATGAACTACTAGTAATGACAGCACAACCAAAAGATGGTTATAAGCTTCAGGCAATTGTGAAGCGGGCTGAATTTATCATCAGTGATGTTGCCAGTTTTAAAGCAGTACAAATCGCAGTACAAGCTGCGGCTGAAGATATTATTCGACCACCTAAATTAATTAAGGTAGAAAATTACATCGGGCTGAATTCAATTAATTTACTAAAACGAGAACTAGGTTTAAGTTAATCCACAGATAGAAGTGAGATGCTGCAATATCAAATATCAAATACACAAAAATCAACTCACTTTCACTTCTGGCGCAGTAACCTGCAAAAACTCTCGCACTCGTTGCAAATAAGTCGGCACATCTTCCAACATGGGAAAATGAGCCGTATTAGGAATTAGGGCAAACTCAACTTTGTCATTCATTGCTGCGGCTTGTTTTCCCATTGCTGCGGGAATAATCTGGTCATACTCACCCGCAATTAGCAGCGTTGGCACAGGTAATTTAGCAAATTCTTGTGGCATTAATTCAGATTGTGCCTTGCTAACCGAAGTAAAAATAGTTCCCAGAGCAGCATCATAATCTGCATCTAAAAAATCTTGTAAAAAAGCCTGACGCTCAGATTTCGGTATAGAACGATGCAGGAATCTCGCCATAAACATCTGGTCAACAAATGGGATTTTAGCTAACCACTTGGGACGGAATTTAACTACATAACCGCCAAATTTATGAAAAGCAGTAAAGGCTTTTTCATCGTATTCAAAAATCCCACTACAAGTTAAAATCCCTCGTTCTACTCGTTGAGGATAGCGGTTAAAAAATAAAGTTGCAACAGACGCACCCATTGAATGAGCATTGATGTAAACACGCCCAAGATGCAACTCATCTAACAAAATTGCCAAATCATCAGCGTATTCTTCCAACTCATAAGTTAGTTGTTGAATTGCGGCTGATGTTTCTTGACTAGACTCAGAAGTAGCAACAGATTCACTGGCTGGAACTAGAGTCGGTTTCCCACCAGAACGTCCAAAACCGCGCATATCATAAAGTAAACAATCAAATTGGTCTGATAAAGCATTTGCCGTACTTTTCCAGTACCTAGCTGAACCAGCCCAACCGTGAATGAATACCATCACGGGTTTCGTCAAAGCAGTAGATGATTGTTTCACCCACTCGTAGTAATGTTCAACACCACGAACATCAATGTAAGCCATGAGTCAATAGTCCATAGTCAATAGTCCATAGCCAAAAGTCAA
This window of the Nostoc sp. HK-01 genome carries:
- a CDS encoding alpha/beta hydrolase fold protein, which produces MAYIDVRGVEHYYEWVKQSSTALTKPVMVFIHGWAGSARYWKSTANALSDQFDCLLYDMRGFGRSGGKPTLVPASESVATSESSQETSAAIQQLTYELEEYADDLAILLDELHLGRVYINAHSMGASVATLFFNRYPQRVERGILTCSGIFEYDEKAFTAFHKFGGYVVKFRPKWLAKIPFVDQMFMARFLHRSIPKSERQAFLQDFLDADYDAALGTIFTSVSKAQSELMPQEFAKLPVPTLLIAGEYDQIIPAAMGKQAAAMNDKVEFALIPNTAHFPMLEDVPTYLQRVREFLQVTAPEVKVS
- a CDS encoding GntR family transcriptional regulator; translated protein: MIQFRIQPDSEIPASTQLFNQIRFAIASRQYPPAYKLPSTRALAMQTGLHRNTISKVYRQLEDEGLVESLAGSGIYVRAQGHEGGSRLQSPILQAHPDAYKVVQQALDQLLAQGCSLSQARELFLAEMDWRLRCSAQVLVAVPSQDLGAGELMVYELEQSLKIPIQLIRMEELAAVLDKTNSATVVTSRYFIGEVEQIAAPKAVRVIPLDIYDYSKELNLVKNLPKDHCIGIVSLSTGIARAAEVILHGLRGDELLVMTAQPKDGYKLQAIVKRAEFIISDVASFKAVQIAVQAAAEDIIRPPKLIKVENYIGLNSINLLKRELGLS